The Falsibacillus pallidus genome has a segment encoding these proteins:
- a CDS encoding LacI family DNA-binding transcriptional regulator produces the protein MYETRFIARLLLNKYSGDDMGNIREVAKLAGVSVTTASRVFNGHPYVSEEKVKAVMEAAEKLNYTKNINAVHLSKGRTNSVGIVLPFLHLPYYGEWLHGLAEEAIKEGISLQVFQTNYQKKAEIDALQSLKSRQVDGLIIVSRINEIEVISAFREDGPIVLCEKIEQGFPSVYIDHYQAFQTALETLREKGHQSIGLCIHRKTGTNSIERIQAYRDSLKKFKMDLNEEWIFTGCYTINDGIRVMNEWEKLKNRPTALLATSDQVAAGIVSEAKKAAIDIPGDLAVMSCDNHPISELLDITSIHIPVKEMGRRAFKLFIRSLDGEDNVREKLETNIFMRSTI, from the coding sequence ATGTATGAAACGCGTTTCATAGCAAGACTTTTATTAAATAAATATTCAGGTGATGATATGGGAAATATTCGGGAAGTAGCAAAGCTTGCAGGAGTTTCCGTCACGACTGCTTCGAGGGTCTTCAATGGGCATCCATATGTATCTGAGGAGAAAGTGAAGGCTGTCATGGAAGCTGCAGAAAAGCTGAATTATACAAAAAATATCAATGCGGTTCATTTGTCAAAAGGGAGGACAAACTCTGTGGGCATCGTCCTTCCATTTTTGCATCTTCCTTATTACGGTGAATGGCTGCACGGGCTGGCAGAAGAAGCGATCAAGGAAGGAATCAGCCTGCAAGTCTTTCAGACCAACTATCAAAAGAAAGCGGAGATTGATGCACTTCAATCATTGAAAAGCAGACAGGTCGACGGATTGATCATTGTCTCGAGGATAAATGAAATCGAAGTGATTTCTGCTTTTCGGGAGGATGGCCCCATCGTTCTTTGCGAAAAGATTGAACAAGGTTTTCCATCGGTTTATATCGACCATTACCAAGCGTTTCAAACAGCTCTTGAAACATTAAGGGAAAAGGGACATCAGAGCATCGGACTCTGCATCCACCGGAAAACAGGCACTAATAGCATTGAACGCATTCAAGCATATAGAGATTCTCTGAAGAAATTTAAAATGGATTTAAACGAAGAATGGATTTTTACCGGCTGCTATACCATCAATGATGGAATAAGGGTGATGAATGAGTGGGAAAAGCTGAAGAATCGTCCGACTGCCCTTTTGGCTACAAGCGATCAAGTGGCAGCAGGAATTGTGTCTGAAGCTAAAAAAGCGGCAATAGATATCCCAGGAGATTTAGCAGTCATGAGCTGTGACAACCATCCGATTTCAGAACTGCTTGATATTACATCCATCCACATTCCGGTAAAAGAAATGGGGAGGAGGGCTTTTAAACTGTTCATCCGCAGTCTGGATGGAGAAGACAATGTCCGGGAAAAGCTCGAAACCAATATTTTTATGCGAAGCACCATATAA
- a CDS encoding amidohydrolase: MIINNVRIYQPGTTHPKEELYQVSINEEGKFDSIGPAASNQSGADSYDAKGRVMAPSFTDSHLHFLRYGLMKKELDLRHVTSWEEMKREVREFYPEMEEEDWIVGRGLDDSQFTDIDHLLKKDDLDEIHLDKKMFFLHEDGHECVVNQKVIDLLEKEKNFKNIPDLFKETGEDGSWNGRFKDTAVHYLKRHFRGRSVADAKEAIKMGIPHLLRHGITAIHTEDLNFIGSYEKLWSAYTELEQEGELPITCLLHHYLFNIDDIHHYLNNHSLRTGEGTERVKVGAFKIFLDGTQRLHTSALRMAYRDKPETSGKLVYSQEELNEMVKLASENNMQVAMHAIGDRSVEQAIIALEQDEARTDELCHRIIHAQVLGEDLIQRLKKLKPYIETQPSFLMNEWDETAKWVGDDLVPYCDAFASLIRNHVPTTLSSDAPIGELNPFEGIFAAVNRTDKDHQPENGWMPQEKLTIDEAFDGYSFVPVKMELSDNKRGKIEKGFQADFILLDHHPCEVPEKELRHLQVCETWMEGKRVYQKE; the protein is encoded by the coding sequence TTGATCATCAACAATGTTAGAATCTATCAGCCAGGCACCACACATCCAAAAGAGGAGCTTTATCAAGTTTCTATTAATGAAGAGGGAAAATTTGATTCCATCGGTCCCGCCGCTTCCAATCAAAGTGGTGCAGACTCATATGACGCAAAGGGACGGGTCATGGCCCCGAGCTTCACCGATTCCCATCTGCATTTCTTGCGGTATGGACTGATGAAAAAAGAACTTGATTTACGGCATGTGACCAGCTGGGAAGAAATGAAGCGGGAAGTCCGCGAATTTTATCCAGAGATGGAAGAAGAAGATTGGATTGTTGGAAGAGGCTTGGATGACAGCCAATTCACTGACATCGACCACTTGCTTAAAAAAGACGATCTGGATGAAATCCATTTGGATAAAAAAATGTTCTTCCTTCACGAGGACGGCCATGAATGTGTAGTAAACCAAAAAGTGATTGACTTGCTTGAAAAAGAAAAAAACTTTAAGAACATTCCAGACCTCTTCAAAGAAACCGGGGAAGACGGGAGCTGGAATGGCCGTTTTAAAGATACTGCCGTTCATTACCTTAAAAGACACTTCCGAGGGAGATCCGTTGCCGATGCAAAAGAAGCAATAAAAATGGGAATCCCACATCTCCTAAGGCATGGCATTACAGCCATCCATACAGAAGATCTGAATTTCATCGGCTCCTATGAAAAATTATGGAGTGCCTATACAGAGCTCGAACAGGAAGGAGAGCTTCCGATCACCTGCCTCCTCCATCATTACTTATTTAACATCGATGACATCCACCACTATTTAAATAACCACTCCTTAAGAACCGGGGAAGGAACAGAACGCGTCAAAGTCGGGGCGTTTAAAATTTTCCTAGACGGGACGCAGCGCCTCCACACTTCTGCCTTAAGGATGGCATACCGGGATAAACCTGAAACATCCGGTAAACTTGTCTATTCCCAAGAGGAATTAAATGAAATGGTGAAACTTGCTTCAGAAAACAATATGCAGGTCGCCATGCATGCCATCGGTGACAGATCAGTTGAACAGGCAATCATTGCCTTGGAGCAGGATGAAGCCAGAACGGACGAACTCTGCCACCGGATCATCCATGCCCAGGTATTGGGAGAAGACCTGATTCAGCGTTTAAAAAAGTTAAAACCTTATATTGAAACACAGCCCTCTTTCCTTATGAATGAGTGGGATGAAACTGCAAAATGGGTTGGCGACGACCTTGTGCCGTACTGTGACGCCTTTGCTTCCCTGATTAGAAATCATGTTCCGACCACCCTGAGTTCAGATGCCCCGATCGGTGAATTGAATCCATTTGAAGGGATATTTGCAGCAGTAAATCGAACGGACAAAGATCATCAGCCGGAAAATGGCTGGATGCCTCAAGAAAAGTTGACTATTGATGAGGCGTTTGATGGCTATTCATTTGTCCCTGTAAAAATGGAACTCTCAGACAATAAGCGGGGAAAAATTGAAAAAGGCTTTCAAGCTGATTTCATCTTATTGGATCACCATCCATGCGAGGTGCCAGAAAAAGAGCTTCGTCATCTGCAAGTTTGCGAAACGTGGATGGAAGGTAAGCGTGTGTATCAGAAGGAATAA